A genomic region of Candidatus Paceibacterota bacterium contains the following coding sequences:
- a CDS encoding universal stress protein gives MNLPSLPESRFKRILFCTDFSESADAAFDFAMDAAVRRPDSTLYLLHVIQEPDAQYWKSQLAEVENINDEAKKAIDAKVAAAYLSRVPKGLEVKVEFRIGPDAATILEFAKSAQIDVIVLGRHGHGSVSKALFGSVAEKIVRKAECAVLVVPLSYAQTPPA, from the coding sequence CTTCCCTCGCTGCCCGAGTCGCGCTTCAAACGCATCCTCTTCTGCACCGACTTCTCCGAAAGCGCGGATGCCGCGTTTGATTTTGCCATGGACGCGGCCGTCCGCCGGCCCGACTCGACGCTGTACTTGCTCCACGTCATTCAGGAGCCGGACGCGCAGTACTGGAAATCCCAGCTCGCCGAGGTGGAGAACATCAACGACGAGGCCAAGAAGGCAATTGATGCGAAAGTCGCCGCGGCCTACCTGTCGCGCGTGCCGAAAGGCCTGGAGGTGAAGGTGGAATTCCGCATCGGCCCGGATGCCGCGACCATTCTTGAATTCGCCAAATCGGCACAGATTGATGTCATTGTCCTTGGCCGGCACGGGCATGGCAGCGTGAGCAAAGCGCTTTTTGGCAGCGTAGCCGAGAAGATTGTTCGCAAGGCTGAGTGCGCCGTGCTGGTTGTGCCCTTGAGCTACGCGCAGACCCCGCCGGCCTGA
- a CDS encoding leucine-rich repeat protein: MERLVRNFLCLLLMLPVTAGAYFSYTTNNGSITITGYTGPGGGAIIPSTTNGLLVTSIGLWAFAQCPDLTHVTIPSSVTSIGVRAFYSCPKLTAITVDAGNSVYSSAAGVLFRNNQTTLIQCPTAKRGSYEVPHSVTSIEDHAFSSCSYLTNVTIGSNVAHIGSYAFHACTNLASVTIPDSVTSIGWGAFHSSGLASVTIPDSITSIGDVAFQGCTNLTRVEIPNSVTSIGYYAFCYCTSLTNITIPDSVASIGTHAFDYCSSLASVTIGTGVTTIGENAFVYCTNLTGVYFRGDAPADIDTHAFLAADQATIYYLPGTRGWGPTFNNLPTAPWLLPSPVILGFGPDFGIQADGFGFVVSWATNASVAVEACTNSGGATWIALSTNTLSNGWFYFSDPAWTDYTSRFYRLRSP; encoded by the coding sequence ATGGAAAGATTAGTTAGGAACTTCTTGTGCCTGTTGCTCATGCTTCCCGTAACGGCGGGGGCGTATTTCAGCTACACGACTAACAACGGTTCGATCACCATTACGGGATACACCGGTCCCGGCGGTGGCGCGATCATTCCCAGCACGACCAACGGACTGCTGGTCACCAGCATCGGACTCTGGGCGTTCGCTCAGTGCCCAGACCTGACCCATGTCACGATCCCGAGCAGCGTCACGAGCATCGGGGTCAGGGCGTTCTATTCCTGTCCCAAACTGACCGCCATCACGGTGGATGCTGGCAATTCCGTCTACAGCAGCGCCGCCGGGGTCTTGTTCAGGAACAACCAGACTACCCTGATCCAGTGCCCGACAGCTAAGAGGGGCAGTTACGAAGTTCCTCATAGCGTCACCAGCATCGAGGACCATGCGTTTTCCTCGTGCTCCTACCTGACCAACGTCACGATTGGCAGCAACGTCGCCCACATCGGAAGCTATGCCTTCCACGCCTGCACCAACCTGGCCAGCGTCACAATCCCCGACAGCGTCACCAGTATCGGGTGGGGCGCGTTCCATTCCAGCGGCCTCGCCAGCGTCACGATCCCCGACAGCATCACCAGCATCGGCGACGTTGCGTTCCAGGGCTGCACCAACCTGACCAGGGTTGAAATCCCCAATAGCGTCACCAGCATCGGGTATTATGCGTTCTGTTATTGCACCAGCCTGACCAACATTACGATACCCGACAGCGTTGCCAGCATCGGAACCCATGCGTTTGATTACTGCAGCAGTCTGGCTAGCGTTACGATCGGCACAGGCGTCACTACTATCGGAGAAAATGCGTTCGTCTACTGCACCAACTTGACAGGGGTTTATTTCCGAGGCGACGCCCCAGCCGATATTGACACGCATGCCTTCCTGGCCGCCGACCAGGCGACCATCTACTACTTGCCGGGAACGAGGGGCTGGGGCCCGACATTCAACAATCTTCCCACCGCGCCATGGTTGCTTCCATCCCCCGTGATCTTGGGCTTCGGCCCCGACTTTGGCATCCAGGCAGACGGATTTGGGTTTGTTGTTTCCTGGGCAACAAATGCCTCTGTCGCGGTGGAGGCCTGCACTAATTCCGGAGGCGCGACCTGGATTGCCTTGAGTACGAACACCCTTTCCAATGGTTGGTTCTACTTCAGTGATCCTGCCTGGACAGATTACACCTCCCGTTTTTACCGCCTCCGCTCGCCCTGA